Proteins encoded together in one Triticum dicoccoides isolate Atlit2015 ecotype Zavitan chromosome 7B, WEW_v2.0, whole genome shotgun sequence window:
- the LOC119340171 gene encoding cold-responsive protein kinase 1-like, whose translation MSCFSRIFKRTSGGQQQTGPLNEDLPGVENITRFSYKELDRATARFDQSNKIGEGGYGPVYKGTLRDGTAVAVKVLSLQSRQGAKEFLSELITISDISHENLVKLYGCCVEGSHKILVYNYLENNSLAQTLLGSQRHSSIQFNWRTRVNICIGVAQGLAYLHDGVRPHVVHRDIKASNILLDQDLTPKISDFGLAKLLPSDVSHISTRVAGTLGYLAPEYAIRGQVTRKSDVYSFGVLLIEIVSGRCNTDTKLPYEDQILLEKTWAYYDQGQLDEIIDSSLGDDLDVDEACRFLKVGLLCTKNVTKRRPDMSTVTRMLKGEEDVESHEITKPDVIRDFRDLKLRSKATSSSLLTSIVARSSPSSSSSTGNTTRTSITFTAISDRP comes from the exons ATGAGTTGTTTTTCTCGCATTTTCAAGAGGACGAGCGGCGGTCAGCAACAAACTGGTCCACTCAATGAGG ACCTCCCGGGTGTTGAGAACATAACAAGATTTAGCTATAAGGAGTTGGATAGGGCAACTGCAAGATTTGACCAATCCAATAAGATTGGTGAGGGAGGTTATGGACCAGTTTATAAG GGAACGCTCAGGGATGGAACAGCTGTTGCAGTAAAGGTGCTCTCTTTGCAGTCTAGGCAAGGCGCGAAGGAATTTCTTAGTGAACTTATTACGATCTCTGATATTTCCCATGAGAATCTCGTCAAGCTTTATGGCTGTTGTGTGGAAGGAAGCCACAAGATCCTCGTCTATAATTATCTTGAAAATAACAGCCTTGCACAAACCCTTCTAG GTTCTCAGCGGCATAGCAGCATCCAATTTAACTGGAGAACTCGAGTGAATATTTGCATTGGTGTTGCCCAGGGACTAGCTTACCTCCATGACGGTGTCCGACCACATGTTGTCCACCGGGACATCAAAGCTAGCAATATACTTCTGGATCAGGATCTTACCCCGAAAATTTCCGATTTCGGCTTAGCGAAGCTTCTACCTTCGGATGTATCACATATTAGCACAAGAGTCGCAGGAACGCT AGGTTACTTGGCTCCTGAATACGCCATCCGAGGACAAGTGACCCGGAAATCAGATGTTTACAGCTTCGGTGTTCTGCTGATAGAAATAGTCAGCGGAAGATGCAACACTGATACAAAACTACCCTACGAGGATCAGATTCTTCTTGAGAAG ACGTGGGCATACTACGACCAGGGGCAGCTGGACGAGATCATCGACAGCTCCCTGGGCGACGACCTGGACGTGGACGAGGCGTGCAGGTTCCTGAAGGTGGGGCTCCTGTGCACCAAGAACGTGACGAAACGCCGGCCCGACATGTCGACGGTGACCCGGATGCTGAAGGGCGAGGAGGACGTGGAGTCGCATGAGATCACCAAGCCCGACGTGATCCGGGACTTCAGGGACCTCAAGCTGAGGAGCAAGGCCACGTCGTCGTCGCTGCTGACCTCCATCGTGGCGCGctcctcgccgtcgtcgtcgtcgtccaccgGCAACACCACCCGCACCTCCATCACTTTCACCGCCATATCGGACCGCCCCTGA